The following proteins come from a genomic window of Mycobacterium sp. DL:
- a CDS encoding NRAMP family divalent metal transporter, whose protein sequence is MATPERSTPDAATAPEKEQTNQAPSQATRTALLGAMFLMATSAVGPGFITQTTDFTVRLGAAFAFAIVASILIDFAVQLNVWRVIGVSGIRAHELGNRVLPGVGYALAAMVVVGGLVFNIGNTSGAGLGTDAMFGLDPRIGGAVSALIAIGVFLSKRAGVGLDRIVVVLGAAMIAMTAYTAIVSRPPLGEALRNAVLPESINFLAITTIVGGTVGGYITYAGAHRLLDTGVTGPDNVGRITSTSLYGILVTGVMRTLLFLAILGVTAGGAALSDDNPTASAFEAALGTAGGVFFGVILWAASITSVIGAAYTSVSFLTTSRTTRRRQNILTVGFIAISAALFVILGAAPVTLLIFAGAFNGLILPIGFTVVLWVAWMRRDLLRGYHYPMWLKLVGLAVWLLTLYLGWMSLSGLSELWS, encoded by the coding sequence ATGGCGACACCCGAACGCTCCACGCCTGACGCGGCGACAGCGCCCGAGAAGGAACAGACGAACCAGGCGCCTTCCCAAGCGACGAGAACCGCGCTCCTGGGAGCAATGTTCCTGATGGCGACCAGCGCCGTCGGGCCGGGGTTCATCACCCAGACCACCGACTTCACCGTCAGACTCGGCGCGGCGTTTGCGTTCGCCATCGTCGCGTCGATCCTCATCGACTTCGCCGTCCAGTTGAACGTGTGGCGGGTCATCGGGGTGTCCGGGATCCGGGCCCACGAACTGGGCAACCGCGTGTTACCCGGCGTCGGGTACGCACTGGCTGCGATGGTGGTCGTGGGCGGCCTGGTGTTCAACATCGGCAACACCAGCGGCGCCGGCCTCGGCACCGACGCGATGTTCGGCCTCGATCCGCGCATCGGCGGCGCGGTCTCGGCGCTCATCGCCATCGGGGTGTTCCTGAGCAAGCGGGCCGGAGTCGGACTCGACCGCATCGTGGTGGTGCTCGGCGCCGCGATGATCGCCATGACCGCATACACCGCGATCGTGTCGCGGCCACCGCTCGGTGAGGCACTGCGCAACGCAGTACTGCCCGAGTCGATCAACTTCCTGGCGATCACGACCATCGTCGGCGGGACGGTGGGTGGCTACATCACCTATGCAGGCGCACACCGTCTCCTCGACACCGGCGTCACCGGACCCGACAACGTCGGCCGGATCACCAGCACATCGCTGTACGGCATCCTCGTCACCGGCGTCATGCGCACGCTGTTGTTCCTGGCCATCCTCGGTGTGACGGCAGGCGGCGCCGCCCTGTCCGACGACAACCCCACCGCGTCGGCATTCGAGGCCGCGCTCGGTACCGCCGGCGGTGTTTTCTTCGGCGTCATCCTCTGGGCCGCATCCATCACCTCGGTGATCGGCGCCGCGTACACCTCGGTGTCGTTCCTGACGACGTCGAGAACCACGCGCCGCCGCCAGAACATCCTGACGGTCGGCTTCATCGCGATCAGCGCGGCGCTGTTCGTGATCCTCGGAGCGGCGCCGGTGACGCTGCTGATCTTCGCCGGTGCCTTCAACGGGCTGATCCTGCCCATCGGGTTCACGGTGGTGCTGTGGGTGGCGTGGATGCGCCGGGATCTGTTGCGCGGCTATCACTATCCGATGTGGCTGAAGTTGGTAGGCCTCGCGGTGTGGCTGCTGACGCTCTACCTGGGCTGGATGTCGTTGAGCGGCCTGTCCGAGTTGTGGAGCTGA